The genomic DNA AATTTTTATTATCTGATTTAAATTATGCCAGGATGCTAAATGTTGTCTCAGAGTTTTAGCAGAGGCCCTGGAATGAAGGACAAGCTAAGGTAGCTGAACTtgctgagttttttgtttttttgttttttatgtttatttacgtatttatttattttgagaaagagagagagcacatgagcagcgaggggcagagagagaggaagagagagaatcccaagcaggttccaagccgtcagtgcacagcctgatgcagggcctgaactcaggaaccatgagatcatgatttgagccgaaatcaagatttggatgcttaacaggctgagccacccaggaactcctgaACTTGCTGAGTTTTAAACCagagttggggctcctgggtgcctcagttggctatgtggctgactttggctcaggtcatgatcttgcggttcaggagtttgagctccacatcaggctctgtgctgacagctcagagcctggaacctgctttagattctgtgtttccctctctttctctctctctctctctgtccctcccccaatcatactctgtctctctcaaaacaataaacaaacatttaacaaatttaaaaaaaaatttaaagcagagtGTGTGGACATCTTCTTGCTCAAGGGGTGGGAACATTCACCCTGGATCCTGGGTCCTCCAGCATTACCAGATTGGGTCACTTTCCTCTACTGTCCCGAAACTTGGAGGAGAGGCAGGCAGTCGGGGGAAGAGGTAAGGACAGTTTGGAGAGGATTCCTTCAAAGAGAATCGTCAATGTGCACCCTTATGCCTTTTCCAGGCCAAGTGACAGAGCCTTCTCTTCCAGAGTTTGGAGGGCCCGGGAGTGCCTGTGTTTCCTGGAGCCAGACGTGGCCCACAAGGAAGAGGGAAGACTCTTAAAAAGGAAAGTCATCCTCCTGGCAGGGTGAGATCACCCTGGACTCAAGACCAGAAACCAGGGAGCTGCTGGAGGAACCATAAACGTCCAGCCAGAGGGGGAGGTGGCTTCCCAAAGGACTAACAGATGGAATTCAGGGGTCCGGGTTGGTGGGGTCGAGGGGCGCTCTCACTCTGAAGCACCCACAAAGGAATCCCCCGAAAGACAGAGCCAGCAATCATGCATCTGTCACCAGATTCCAGCTGTTCCAGCCAACTCCTTctgccctctttctcttcctctctacgTCCTGGCTTTGGTCCTGGACTGGCCGCACAGCAGCTGCAGTGTGGGGAGAAAAGGCCACCAGTAGTGACTTGGGTTGGTCCCCTTTGACCACAGCAAGACTTTAGCACCTGAGACGGGGGAGAGAGGATGTTGTAATCTGGGAAAGGGCATGTCGTCTGACATGACAGTGCACTTGATTTTCTAATACTTGGGGAATAAAGGAAATCTTGTGTTTCATACTTCCAAGGAAAACCTACTAGAGCTGCCTGCAATGTTAATGAGCGGGAGGAAGGTCTGAGATGACACAGCAAGAGTGTGAAGGGGCAATGACAAAAAATAGGAAAGTTGCCTCCTACGTACACCCCGTAAGCTTTAGCTTCCTTCAAGACACTTGTTACAAATCCTCAGTAAGTTAGGCAGTATTATCCCTAGATCTTTGGTGAAATTAAAAGACATCccagaaaaatcacaaaactcaAGTGATGGCTCTAGGATTAGAATTGAGGTAACTGTCCCATGTGCCTCTGTGTCCCCTCCCAGTACTACATCCTAAGATCCTGCAAAGGAACCAATACTGGGGGGTCTGGCACACTTCCAGTAACATGCTGGTTCCAGAGTTCTGCTGTTTTCACCGAATAGCTttattggggggggaggggcaacaaAATATGCTCATAGTTTATGAAGTGATTCCACCTGCATTATTTAATCCTCCTGATCATTTACAATAAGGTGGATATTATCATTACCTCTGTGTACCTCATTATGGACTTGACTGAGATGTCACAAAAGGTAATAAACAGAAGACCATCTTAGATCTGCTATCCTATCCACTGTGTAGATGCAGgaatgaggtttgtttttttcaccATTGTATGCAACACCAggctcagtgcctagcacacagaagaagttcaataattatttgttgaataagtgaatgccTGACATTTTCCaattctaactcttttttttgtCGTCGTTGTTGTTATTATATCATGTTGCTTCTCTACTATCTCCAGTGAAGACTCTTGGAGAAATTTGATCCCATCTGGGAAACTCGCTGTAAAACAAAgttcttgaattttaaataaatctaccATGAATAAATTTGATAGCAAGTCATATTTTAGGCTTTTGTATCACATAAgataataaaagacatttttctctgAGCCAGGATTCTGGCTAGGGTAAATGATCTCTAAAGCCCCATGGCTACAAAGCATGATATGATTGTGTGGGAGCTCACTGATCAATTGTCTATTTTCAGAGATTGCACATTAAACAATAATCGCTAGAAAATAACCCATCACACTTTGTATGTGGAAAAGTACGCAAAAGTTTAGAACAGTTATCTATCTATATAACCAGGAGACAGACCATGGCTCTCATTAAAAGCTTCTTAATCGATTTCGCTAAATTCATTTTAGGCAAATAGTTGGATGTAGGAGTTCCTTAAAATTCTGAGGACATTTCTACAAGGATTTAGCCCTGAGGTTATAAGGCCATCTAGGAATGCTGATCCATTTCCTCAGTGAAGCTCTCTGCGTTTTGTGTCTTCATTTCAAAGTCCAGAGATAAAGCTATGTCAAGAAAAGATAAGATAGAATTGAATCACCTTTTGGGTCTGTGAGAGGACATAAAGGCCCTGGCATGGGTACCCATTCTCCATATGCAGCGATGGTACATCACAGTGCTCAGACCTGACGTCTTCCCAGCACTTATCTTGCCCTTAATCCATAACCATCAAATTGAGCTGCCTCTATGAACCCCCTTGTGATGCTACAAACCTACTGACCTTAAGAGAAACAGATAGATCTAGACTGAGAGCCCAACTTCACCTATGGCATTTCTCTGTACATTCTTGGCAGCATCATATGCACGATCATATCCCAACCTGCAGAAGTTTAGGTAATAATACTCTCAACACCTTCCAGAAAATTGAGTTCTAAAAAAATGTAGTCTTAGCACCTTCTGTCAGAAGCTTATTTTGGTGTTCAGTGCATTAGAGTGAAGCAGAAGTCTCTGTTACTATAAATGGCCCCTGTGAACCACCCACCTGTCAGAGTTGAACACAATTCCATCTCTAGGCCCTGAGATATATGTAGTTCTTCGTGTCAAGGTCACTCCAAAAAAAACTAGTGTATTAGGAGGTTAAGCATAAAATTCTACATCCTTTTTAAATAGATTCCTTTGATGGGAGCTACGTAGGAGTGCAAAACCCAAAGGACTGCACATATCAAGGAGTCAGTAGGGAGAGAAAATATATCagcagaataaaaaacaaaacaaaacacaataattgaaattaaataataaagggtttttgaaaataattggaTTGTGAGGTGTCTGAGAGAAGCAGAATTAAATGGGCTGTAGATGTGAACTATAATATTGGtatattacagagaaaaaaaatcacatacaggGCTTAATCAATCCATATTgactgagtaaatgaatgagtaagtgGATAGATGAGTGGGTAAATGAATGCCAACCAGCCCCCAACACTTACAAATGGCCTGGAATCTTAGGAATCCACACAACTAGTCTGTCTTTTTAGAACTGTCTCCCAATTTCCTGACGACATAAGAATTTAGGCCATACAAAACTTCCTCTTAGCAGCAGTCCTGTGGATGGCATCTTTGACTTCCTTGTTCCTCAAGCTGTAGATAAATGGGTTCAACATGGGGATCACTGCAGTGTAAAACACTGACACCACTTTATTGAGATCCAGAGACAGACTTGCTCTAGGTCgtacataaataaagaaaagagtacCATACAGGATGGAGATGGCCGTCAGGTGAGAAGAGCAGGTAGAAAAGGCTTTGCGCCTCCCATCCACAGAGTGGATCTTCATGATGGTGACAAGGATGTAAATGTAGGAGATGAGGATAGTCAGACCGCTGAAGACTCCAACAGCTCCAGCCATGACAAAAACTACCAACTTAGTAAGCCTTGTGTCAGCACATAcaagggaaaggaggggggacACATCACAGAAGAAATGATTAATGACATTGGGGCCACAAAAAGGAAGACGAAATGCATTTGTTGTATGGGTCATGGTGTTCATGAAGCCGATGACATAGGGACCAACCACCAGCTGGATACAGAGTCTCTGGGACATGGCAACAGAATACAATAACGGgttgcagatggccacatagcggtcataggccatggaCGCCAAGAGAAAACACTCTGCTGCCACAAAGAACCCAAAAAACCACTGCTGCAAAGCATAGCCCAAGAAGGAGATGGCCTTCCTCTTCGCAAAGACGTCCATGAGCATCTTGGGGCTCACAACAGAGGAGAAGCACATGTCCACAAAGGACAAGTGGCTGAGGAGAAAGTACATGGGTGTGTGAAGGCGGGAATCAATCCGAATCAGAATAATCATACCCAAGTTTCCTGTTAGATTGATGACGTAGAAACTCaggaagagcaggaagagggaggcCTGCAATTGGGGGTTGTCACTCAAACCTGCCAAAATGAACTCTGTGACCCTTGTGTAGTTGTCACCAGCCATTGACTGGTTCCCGTTTCCCCTAGAAGAAGAGCAGAGGAGTCACAACAGATTTGCTGAACATATCTTCAAAAACGGGACACAGAAAAAATATACCAGTGGCTGGGAGAGCATCACGGGTGATATGACTTAGTTGCATGTTGTGGCCAAGGAAACAAAAGTGAAGTATAGACCAGTGGAAAAGATCGGATCTGAAGCCTTCATCTTCTAAGAGTCTGCAGAAATCCATCAATACAGAGGTGAGAAACCAGAAACCTGGAAAATAGAAGCAGCTTTCTCAAGATCCCATGACTGATGGCAGAGAGCTTCCAGAAGACATGTCCAAGAACTCTCACTTCAGCGAACTTTGCTTGAGTTCCCCAGGTGAGCGCACACCTGGGGTAATGATGCAGGAGAGTGGAAGTGAGGCAAGGTGGAGAAAGTGAGCAGCCACTCATTTTTGGGATATAAGCACTTTGGAATCAGAACCCAAGCCTAAAGGCAGGGTCCCTCTGACCCTGGGAAAGTtgcttttcctcatctgtgaaacaggaataataatagtaacaccTACCTTGTAAATTGCTGTGAGGATAACATGAGAGAAAGCTTGCAAAGTATTGAGCTTGCAAACTACTTATGAGAGTCTCATTGGGCACCTTGACAAGGGTATAATAAGTGTTCGTATTTTTGCCTTACATACTTCATTTAATAAGCCTGCAAGCTGACTATGATTATGTCAATTCACATAAGAGGAAAATTGAAGCTCAACCCACGTTCACGATGCTAGTGACCGGCAGGGGTGGGCTTTGCACGCGTGCGTGCCCAAACAGACTGTGCTCTTTCCTTCGTCACACTGCAGAAATTGCGTGTCCACAATTCTACTCTTTTCAAAGAGATGCAAAACTCATTCCACTATGAGTACAGGATGATGCCTGTTTGGCTGCCTACTCCTGATGTTGAGGTTACAGCCAAAGGCCACTAATGGGAAGCCCGTAGGATAGTAGACTATTGAGCTTGAGTATCACCTGCATGGAAATGCACAGGGAAGAAATCTGGAAAAGAGCCTAAATCATCCCACCCATATACCCTCCACATTTCCTTTGTCACCCCCCATAGGGGTGCACTGGGTTAAGTCAGCTGATCTCTTCGAACCTGAGTTGCCTTTGTGTGTTCAACGCGACTAaagctgtgtctttctctctcagaattcGCATCCACTTAGAACAGGGGGAAGGTGTACGTCAGGGATCAGAAAACTACTTatactttcttttgaaaagttttcttaGCCCAGAATGATAGGAGCCCAACACCAAACTTACGTTAGACGCTTTTCCCCCGGTTTTCCAATCTGAAATGTATCATTCGACTTTGGTGAGGCCTCCCTGAGGCCAATAATGCAGCTTACATTATATCCTTTGCTTCAGGGaattaaagagaaagggaggattGTCAGGCAGACTGCCCACCCCACACTCACCTCTTGCTGAGGACTCTTCAAGAGTCTAGGAACTTCTTCAGGGTCCTTCGTACTACATCTCACTCTTCCATTTGACAGTTGCCCAAAACTCTAGGACAATCCCTTGTTAGCTATAGTTTCTAAACTGACCCAAGCCTTCCAtgcacattttaatttctgtttccctgCTGTATGTGGTGTTTAGAATAGAATGCAGTGCTCCTTAAAGATCAAACCACACAGAGCGGGGAACACAACCAGCCCTCATGTTCAGAGCACCAGGATAATATAATGTCAACACAACCTATGATAACCTTCCCTTAGCAAGGGTGTGGACAGGGATGTGAGTTGAATTCTGtgctactttttttcccctttcttccgcTGCTAAAGCATCTCTGTCCCATGTTCTACTTACGTGAGTATATTTTGATCCAGTTGCAAAACCTAAGTTTATCTCTACACGAATGATCTCTTCTTAGGTCTTCTCCATCATCCAACAAAGATGAGGATCGTGTTCATCCTGGCCGTGAGTCCAATACAGAATTTATTGTAagtccatttaaaataatttgtgttcTCTTTGCCTTGTTAAAAGTCGGGTC from Panthera tigris isolate Pti1 chromosome D1, P.tigris_Pti1_mat1.1, whole genome shotgun sequence includes the following:
- the LOC102963676 gene encoding olfactory receptor 1009-like, which encodes MAGDNYTRVTEFILAGLSDNPQLQASLFLLFLSFYVINLTGNLGMIILIRIDSRLHTPMYFLLSHLSFVDMCFSSVVSPKMLMDVFAKRKAISFLGYALQQWFFGFFVAAECFLLASMAYDRYVAICNPLLYSVAMSQRLCIQLVVGPYVIGFMNTMTHTTNAFRLPFCGPNVINHFFCDVSPLLSLVCADTRLTKLVVFVMAGAVGVFSGLTILISYIYILVTIMKIHSVDGRRKAFSTCSSHLTAISILYGTLFFIYVRPRASLSLDLNKVVSVFYTAVIPMLNPFIYSLRNKEVKDAIHRTAAKRKFCMA